One genomic window of Streptomyces sp. WP-1 includes the following:
- a CDS encoding ABC transporter permease, translating to MFFTYLRRELRRRRKAALVVASGLALGIALVIVVNSVASGMGKAQDKVLQSLYGLGTDMTVSKAATPSADGSQRPHFQFGAKGSGDKSTQSSDRVQVQGFTTLASSTVSKVSGQQGVAAAAGGLNLSVVKVNGSFTRGQFQQNGGSGFGRRGGGGEAQGEVKGGGADFDIDQYTVYGTDVTQTGLGPLTSSKITSGRDFKTTETNAKVAVVDSAYAKTKKYKVGSTVTVKGTKYSVIGIATADSGDSAANLYIPLRQAQTLADQKNKVTTIYVRATDSQKIDSVKSTIQKNVSGTTVTTSSDLAKTVSGSLSTASSLATNVGKWLSIAVLVAAFLVAGLLTSSAVSRRVREFGTLKALGWKSGRVTRQVVGEAIVNGLVGGVLGIALGLAGAYVVTAISPTLQAQLGSGGGGFGGGRSGGGFGGGGGFGGPGRQTAKSLEVALTAPVSLTTILLAVGLAVAGGLIAGAFGGWRASRLRPADALRRVE from the coding sequence ATGTTCTTCACCTACCTGAGGCGCGAACTGCGCCGCCGCCGGAAGGCGGCGCTCGTCGTGGCCTCCGGCCTCGCGCTCGGCATCGCGCTGGTCATCGTGGTCAACTCCGTGGCCAGCGGCATGGGCAAGGCCCAGGACAAGGTCCTGCAATCGCTCTACGGCCTCGGCACCGACATGACCGTCAGCAAGGCGGCCACCCCCTCCGCCGACGGCTCCCAGCGGCCCCACTTCCAGTTCGGCGCGAAGGGCAGCGGCGACAAGTCGACGCAGAGCAGCGACCGCGTCCAGGTGCAGGGCTTCACCACCCTCGCCTCCTCCACCGTCTCCAAGGTCTCCGGACAGCAGGGCGTGGCGGCGGCCGCCGGCGGGCTGAACCTGTCCGTCGTCAAGGTCAACGGCAGCTTCACCCGCGGCCAGTTCCAGCAGAACGGCGGCAGCGGCTTCGGCCGGCGCGGCGGTGGCGGCGAGGCGCAGGGCGAGGTCAAGGGCGGCGGCGCCGACTTCGACATCGACCAGTACACGGTCTACGGCACCGATGTCACCCAGACCGGGCTCGGCCCGCTGACCTCCTCGAAGATCACCAGCGGCCGTGACTTCAAGACCACCGAGACGAACGCCAAGGTGGCCGTGGTCGACTCGGCGTACGCCAAGACGAAGAAGTACAAGGTCGGCTCCACCGTCACCGTCAAGGGCACCAAGTACTCGGTGATCGGCATCGCCACCGCGGACAGCGGCGACTCGGCGGCCAACCTGTACATCCCGCTGCGGCAGGCGCAGACCCTCGCGGACCAGAAGAACAAGGTCACCACGATCTACGTGCGGGCGACCGACTCGCAGAAGATCGACTCCGTCAAGAGCACCATCCAGAAGAACGTCTCCGGTACGACGGTCACCACCTCCTCCGACCTCGCCAAGACGGTCTCGGGCTCCCTGTCCACCGCCTCCTCGCTCGCCACCAACGTCGGCAAGTGGCTGTCGATCGCGGTGCTCGTGGCCGCGTTCCTGGTCGCCGGCCTGCTCACCTCCTCCGCGGTCTCCCGCCGGGTGCGTGAGTTCGGCACCCTGAAGGCGCTGGGCTGGAAGTCGGGCCGGGTCACCCGGCAGGTGGTCGGCGAGGCCATCGTCAACGGCCTGGTCGGCGGCGTCCTCGGCATCGCCCTGGGCCTCGCGGGCGCCTATGTCGTCACCGCGATCAGCCCGACCCTCCAGGCCCAACTGGGTTCGGGCGGCGGCGGCTTCGGCGGCGGGCGCTCCGGTGGCGGCTTCGGCGGGGGCGGCGGGTTCGGCGGTCCCGGCCGGCAGACGGCGAAGTCCCTGGAGGTGGCCCTGACCGCCCCGGTGAGCCTGACGACCATCCTGCTGGCGGTGGGCCTCGCGGTGGCGGGCGGCCTGATCGCGGGAGCGTTCGGCGGCTGGCGGGCCTCCCGGCTGCGCCCGGCGGACGCGCTGCGGCGGGTGGAGTAG